In Musa acuminata AAA Group cultivar baxijiao chromosome BXJ3-9, Cavendish_Baxijiao_AAA, whole genome shotgun sequence, a single genomic region encodes these proteins:
- the LOC103996962 gene encoding protein transport protein Sec61 subunit beta, with the protein MVAGGAPPRGSAAAAANMRRRRAAGGGAAAAGGGASTMLQFYTDDATGAKMSPNTVLFMSIGFSAVVALLHVVGKLYFVPR; encoded by the coding sequence ATGGTTGCCGGCGGTGCGCCACCCAGAGGAAGTGCAGCAGCAGCTGCTAACATGCGCAGGCGGAGGGCAGCAGGTGGTGGTGCGGCAGCAGCGGGTGGAGGTGCCAGTACCATGCTCCAGTTCTACACTGATGATGCCACAGGGGCCAAGATGTCTCCCAATACTGTTCTCTTCATGAGTATCGGATTTAGTGCTGTGGTTGCTCTTCTGCATGTCGTTGGTAAGCTCTATTTTGTTCCTCGCTAG
- the LOC103996963 gene encoding uncharacterized protein LOC103996963 translates to MLRSWLITSSVASRSSRFSVLRRRIPFFSSSGDNKTTKMSGQGTPGGFSGNRASPHPRKPVSAGKSMYQGDGVYKSPNVFRNAKYPNTVMPQRSQASPESADESTYESPNVFRYAKSPHTVIAQRSRASPESIGSNIRRSPQSDAEMQHFDICKAKDVGHVILKRSLQAINREKRIEAERAKIVPQHIHLRPGMILLKNYLDHDDQVKIVKKCRDLGVGLGGFYRPGYRDGAKLHLRMMCLGMNWDPQSRLYDSKRSIDGAEPPKIPEDFIEMVDRAIQSSHDFLNAQSHGVNAASEVPKISPDLCIVNFYDNNGRLGLHQDRDEREESLRRGLPVVSFSLGDTAKFLYGDQRDINKAQEVELESGDVLIFGGKSRHIFHGVSSIIPMTAPKWLIEETGMLPGRLNLTFRQY, encoded by the exons ATGCTCCGATCTTGGCTTATCACCTCTTCCGTCGCTTCGCGCTCCTCCCGCTTCTCCGTACTCCGCCGGCGTatccccttcttctcctcttccggcGACAATAAGACGACGAAGATGTCCGGCCAGGGAACCCCTGGGGGTTTCTCCGGAAACCGAGCTTCTCCTCATCCCCGCAAACCC GTTTCTGCTGGCAAATCAATGTATCAGGGTGATGGAGTATACAAGTCCCCTAATGTCTTCCGCAATGCTAAATACCCAAATACTGTCATGCCACAACGTAGTCAAGCTTCTCCAGAGAGTGCTGACGAATCAACATACGAGTCTCCTAACGTCTTCCGATACGCTAAATCCCCACATACTGTCATAGCTCAACGTAGTCGAGCATCTCCAGAGAGCATTGGCAGCAACATTAGGAGAAGTCCACAAAGTGATGCTGAGATGCAGCATTTTGACATCTGCAAGGCCAAAGATGTGGGTCATGTGATACTAAAGAGATCTCTTCAGGCAATAAATCGGGAAAAAAGAATAGAAGCTGAACGAGCCAAAATTGTTCCTCAGCATATACATCTGAGGCCGGGGATGATTCTGTTGAAAAATTACCTTGATCACGATGATCAG GTAAAAATTGTTAAAAAATGTCGAGACCTTGGTGTCGGTTTGGGTGGATTTTACAGACCTGGTTATCGAGATGGTGCCAAACTGCATCTGCGAATGATGTGTTTGGGGATGAACTGGGATCCACAGTCAAGATTGTATGATAGCAAGCGATCAATAGATGGTGCAGAACCACCCAAAATTCCAGAGGACTTCATAGAAATGGTTGACAGAGCCATTCAGTCATCTCATGACTTTTTGAATGCACAATCTCATGGTGTTAATGCTGCATCTGAAGTTCCAAAGATATCACCAGATCTCTGCATTGTGAATTTCTACGATAACAATGGTCGTCTTGGTCTGCATCAG GACAGAGATGAGCGCGAAGAGAGTCTCCGAAGAGGATTACCGGTGGTCTCTTTTTCACTGGGAGACACGGCTAAATTTTTATATGGAGATCAACGAGATATTAACAAAGCTCAGGAAGTTGAACTTGAGTCTGGTGATGTACTAATATTCGGTGGAAAATCTAGGCATATATTTCATGGGGTTTCGTCGATCATCCCAATGACAGCGCCGAAATGGCTCATTGAAGAAACTGGCATGCTGCCTGGCCGCCTTAATCTTACTTTCCGGCAATACTAG
- the LOC135649525 gene encoding peroxidase RIP1-like, with the protein MATVQMFFTIFFVVMLPAQGQLTPDFYDAVCPQALPTIRAVVEAAVALQPRLGAYLVRLHFHDCFVNGCDGSVLLDDSATFVGEKTAGPNNNSLRGFEVIDDIKAVVNAACFGNVVSCADILAVAARDSIVALGGSSYEVLLGRRDATTASKDDANADIPTPFSGLPDLLAKFQSHGLAVEDLVALSGAHTLGFARCALFRDRLYNETSTIDSDFASALQARCPRTGGDNELSPLDETSPAVFDVGYYRGLLQNKGLLHSDQQLFGGDGSDDTDALVQHYSENPGKFMADFGAAMIKMGSISPLTGSDGEIRENCRVANA; encoded by the exons ATGGCCACTGTTCAAATGTTCTTCACCATCTTCTTCGTCGTCATGCTCCCGGCTCAGGGGCAGCTCACCCCGGATTTCTACGATGCAGTGTGCCCGCAAGCACTGCCCACCATCCGAGCAGTGGTGGAGGCGGCCGTCGCGCTCCAGCCACGCTTGGGTGCGTACCTCGTCCGATTGCACTTCCATGACTGCTTCGTAAAC GGTTGCGATGGCTCGGTGTTGCTGGATGATTCCGCCACCTTCGTCGGAGAGAAGACGGCGGGACCGAATAACAATTCCCTGAGAGGGTTCGAAGTAATAGACGACATCAAAGCTGTCGTGAACGCGGCATGCTTCGGAAACGTAGTCTCTTGTGCTGATATCTTGGCCGTCGCCGCGAGGGACTCGATCGTAGCG TTAGGTGGAAGCTCGTACGAGGTGCTACTTGGCCGAAGAGACGCGACGACGGCGAGCAAGGACGACGCAAACGCCGACATCCCCACGCCGTTCTCCGGCTTGCCAGACCTCTTGGCGAAGTTCCAGTCCCACGGCCTGGCCGTCGAGGACCTCGTCGCCCTCTCCGGAGCTCACACCCTCGGGTTCGCTCGGTGCGCCCTGTTCCGGGATCGGCTCTACAACGAGACCTCCACCATCGACAGCGACTTCGCGAGCGCCCTCCAGGCGCGATGCCCGCGGACCGGCGGAGACAACGAGCTGTCGCCGCTGGACGAAACGTCGCCGGCGGTCTTCGACGTCGGTTACTACCGAGGTCTGCTGCAGAACAAGGGGCTGCTGCACTCGGACCAGCAGCTGTTTGGGGGCGACGGGAGCGACGACACGGACGCCCTGGTGCAGCACTACAGCGAGAACCCCGGCAAGTTCATGGCTGACTTCGGCGCGGCGATGATCAAGATGGGGAGCATAAGCCCTTTGACGGGGAGCGATGGGGAGATTCGCGAGAACTGTCGGGTGGCGAATGCATGA